The Actinosynnema mirum DSM 43827 genomic interval GCGGCGAGCAGGGTGCCGAGGGACTCGTCGATGCCGTCGGCGGCGAAGTCGGCCGCGAGGCCGGGGGCGCCGGGCACGAGGGTGCGCAGCGCGGCCTGGGCGTCCCAGCGGCGCAGGTCGACCTCGTGGGCGACGCGGCGGTGCCACACCCAGGCCAGGTCGGGCGCGGCGGGGGAGAACGTCCAGGTGGCGCGGTTCGCCGGGACCTGCGGCAGGACCTCGGCGGCGCGGGCGAGCTGCGCGTCGAGGTAGTCGAGCGGCAGGCGGGCGTCCGGCGCGGGCAGCGGGTCCAGGCGGACCTGGCTGCCGGTGCGCAGGTGCTCCACCGAGGTCTCCAGGAAGCGCGCGACGTGCAGGGTCAGCTCGGTGAACGTCCAGCCGGGGCAGGACGGCACCGGAGCCGCCGGGTCGGCGCCGCCGACCGCTTCCCGGAACATCGCCGCCTGCTCGGTGAACACCGCGGTCCACCGCTGCGCGGTCCATCCTCGTGCCACTGTCCGCCTCCCTCGAAGGTCGTGTGCCATCGTGCCCCACCCGGCCTCGCCGGGTGGCGGGAACCGGGGCGGTTCCCGGCGCGTCGCACCCGTGCGGTGCGCTGCTCTCCAGGCCCGACCGGTCGGTTCACCGGCTGGTGGGGCCCGGTGTCGGTCTGGTCCGTCCGGTCGGTTCGTCAGCCGCTCAGCGGGTGAAGGGTGGGGAAGTCGTGTTCGGTGTGCAGCCAGAGTCGTTGCGCTCGGCGTCGAAGCAGTTCCAGGTGGGGGCTGACGCCGCGGGCGACGGCGCCGAGATGGTCTCCATGCTCACCCTCGACGCGGGGGCGCTCGGCGAGGTTCCGGCGGCGGGCGAGTTCGCGGCGGCCGTGGCGGAGTTCGCCTCGGAGCAGGGCGAGGACCTGCGGCGGGGCAGCGCCTGGTACCGGGACGCGGGTGAGGGCCTGGTGGAGAACGCGGAGACCTACGAGCGGGTCGACGACCAGTGGACGGCGAGCTTCAGGAACATCGGCGGAGGGCTGTCGTGATCGATCCCGAGGTGCTCTACGGGAAGTTGGCGTCCGGGAGCGCGAGCGCGGTGGCCGCCGCGGGCGACCCGCTGACCGGCGCGTCGAGCGCGCTGTCGCGGGCGGGCGACGCGGTGCGGTCGGGCGGGTCGACGGCCACGTCGGCGTGGCGCGGCACGTCGGCGACCGGGTTCGGCAAGCGGGCGGACCTGTCGGCGCGGGCGGCCGGGGTCGCGCGGGAGCGGCTCGGAACGGGCGTCGAGGTGATCCGGGCGGCTGCCGAGGCGTACTCGCAGATGCGCGTCGGGGCGGACCAGGTGATCGCGCAGTGGCGCGCCCGGTCGCCCCTGATGACGCCCGCCGAGATGCTCAACCTCGCCGGTCAGGTGAACCAGGCGCTCGACGGGGTGAAGAACGGTTACGAGAAGGTGCTGCGCGAGTACGCGAGCGCCCTCGGGAAGGTGAAGCCGG includes:
- a CDS encoding maleylpyruvate isomerase N-terminal domain-containing protein, which produces MARGWTAQRWTAVFTEQAAMFREAVGGADPAAPVPSCPGWTFTELTLHVARFLETSVEHLRTGSQVRLDPLPAPDARLPLDYLDAQLARAAEVLPQVPANRATWTFSPAAPDLAWVWHRRVAHEVDLRRWDAQAALRTLVPGAPGLAADFAADGIDESLGTLLAAKHATDSPPTARGTALVALTDLPESWLVTFTPGEVPDVRAPQPGEQADVTVSGEAQLVHYGLWGRLPLRAEGDPALVRALRLD